In Harmonia axyridis chromosome X, icHarAxyr1.1, whole genome shotgun sequence, a single window of DNA contains:
- the LOC123685708 gene encoding protein FAM8A1: protein MEESNREITREEYISSLKQWLDNARSWGEYSRHYFLCAGLANEIAPSPANENSEPFRSTLQQRPQSGQRNPIFAPATYEFVIPPMWKRFVAEILDFFILFVIKLILTFAAVETFNFVTVENFGLATIEKYLQNPRMAMQMYVETLGLELLHRCVVCCYEVYWLKGRPCATPGKRYMGLMVIQVDNIVPAPGRFENKVRVSPGSCLGYQNALTRAVLKNLFIAFLLPICFTMYVFRYNRTGYDLMSKSVVVEYNPNMNPIN from the exons ATGGAGGAATCCAACCGCGAAATTACTCGTGAAGAGTACATTAGTAGCTTGAAGCAATGGTTAGATAACGCTAGATCATGGGGAGAATATTCTAGACACTATTTCCTATGTGCAGGCTTAGCGAACGAAATCGCACCTTCACCTGCAAATGAAAATTCTGAGCCATTCAGGTCGACACTACAACAAAGGCCTCAAAGTGGCCAAAGGAATCCAA TTTTTGCTCCTGCAACCTACGAATTTGTAATTCCTCCTATGTGGAAAAGATTTGTagcagaaattttagattttttcataCTTTTTGTGATAAAACTAATTTTGACATTTGCTGCCGTAGAAACCTTCAATTTTGT AACTGTTGAAAATTTTGGCTTGGccacaattgaaaaatatttacaaaatccAAGGATGGCAATGCAAATGTATGTGGAGACATTGGGTTTAGAACTCTTGCATCGATGTGTTGTTTGTTGCTATGAG GTATATTGGTTGAAAGGTCGGCCTTGTGCAACTCCAGGCAAACGTTACATGGGTTTGATGGTGATACAAGTTGACAACATTGTTCCTGCACCTGGCCGCTTCGAAAATAAAGTGCGAGTGAGTCCTGGTTCTTGTCTTGGATATCAAAATGCCCTTACGAGAgctgttttgaaaaatttgtttattgCATTTTTGTTACCAATATGTTTCACCATGTATGTCTTTCGATATAATCGTACAGGGTATGACTTGATGTCCAAAAGTGTTGTTGTGGAATATAATCCTAATATGAATCCTATTAATTGA